From Triticum urartu cultivar G1812 chromosome 2, Tu2.1, whole genome shotgun sequence, a single genomic window includes:
- the LOC125537939 gene encoding BTB/POZ and MATH domain-containing protein 1-like, whose translation MAHNAAAAADHGQGIRTSSKCVVDGATHDFVVINYPLLDGMCIRNCVISSAFRVGGYDWSIMFYPDGAEVAGYASVYLSYLSEAKGGVRTSFTLTMLDDQGNVHATRQLPGRLHRALKNGTGTDITLLVGGKEFSAHKFMLAAQSPVFEAQLFGSMAKKDMRWIKVVDMEPAIFEMLLHYVYTDSLPPCGQDNYDTATMQHLLVAADRYGLDRLKVMCEKRLWENINASSVMSTLALATHHYCDQLKEACLEFMSSSQEVMDAVVVTDGFQHLMATCPMLDLMRNTGEKVTI comes from the exons ATGGCTCACAACGCGGCCGCCGCAGCTGATCACGGCCAAGGCATCCGGACGTCGTCGAAGTGCGTCGTGGATGGCGCGACACACGATTTCGTGGTGATCAACTACCCGCTGCTCGATGGCATGTGCATCCGAAACTGCGTAATCTCCAGTGCGTTCAGGGTCGGCGGCTACGATTGGAGCATCATGTTCTACCCGGACGGAGCGGAAGTAGCCGGCTACGCGTCAGTCTACTTGAGTTATCTCAGCGAGGCCAAGGGCGGGGTGAGGACAAGCTTCACCTTAACCATGCTGGACGATCAAGGCAACGTACATGCAACCAGGC AGCTGCCCGGCCGCCTCCACCGCGCCCTCAAGAACGGGACAGGCACCGACATCACGCTCCTCGTGGGCGGCAAGGAGTTCAGCGCGCACAAGTTCATGCTGGCCGCGCAGTCGCCGGTCTTCGAAGCTCAGCTCTTTGGCTCGATGGCGAAGAAGGACATGCGGTGGATCAAGGTTGTCGACATGGAGCCGGCCATCTTCGAGATGCTTCTTCACTACGTCTACACGGATTCACTGCCGCCGTGTGGCCAAGACAATTATGATACAGCCACGATGCAGCATTTGCTAGTCGCCGCGGACCGGTACGGGCTGGACAGGTTGAAGGTGATGTGCGAAAAGAGGTTGTGGGAAAACATCAACGCGAGTTCAGTCATGAGTACATTGGCATTAGCAACTCACCACTACTGTGACCAGCTCAAGGAAGCATGCTTAGAGTTTATGTCGTCGTCGCAGGAAGTCATGGATGCAGTCGTGGTAACCGACGGGTTCCAACACCTCATGGCAACTTGCCCCATGCTAGATTTGATGAGGAACACTGGGGAAAAAGTAACCATCTAG